A region from the Fusarium musae strain F31 chromosome 1, whole genome shotgun sequence genome encodes:
- a CDS encoding hypothetical protein (BUSCO:EOG09263FGN~EggNog:ENOG41), with protein MASIAFYRSTRAGIPQWGSKVFRPSLLTRRNFSSYLVTPKELHEALKKNPPSPISTDPRVIPLCASWFLPNDGRSGIQTFREQRIPKARFFDLDKVIDKRSPYPHMLPNPKGFAAAMSELGIRKEDIVVVYDSKELGIFSAPRVGWTMKVFGHDKVHVLNNFKLWVDQGLPTESGELYSIECYPYQIPEMEESRVASFEQVKEVAQDHNKEGAEGVQILDARPRGRFTGESPEPREGLSSGHIPGSINIPFSSVLDPETKAFLPKDQLKKLFAEKGVNPQKPIISSCGTGVTACVIDTALEEAGVGSPESRRVYDGSWTEWAQRVQPSENLIVKTTKE; from the exons ATGGCGTCCATCGCATTCTACCGCTCAACAAGAGCTGGCATTCCTCAATGGGGCTCCAAGGTTTTCCGACCTTCCCTGCTCACCCGCCGAAACTTCTCATCCTATCTCGTTACCCCGAAAGAGCTTCACGAAGCCCTCAAGAAGAACCCTCCGTCGCCGATCAGCACCGATCCTCGAGTAATTCCTCTCTGCGCATCATGGTTTCTCCCAAACGATGGCCGATCCGGTATCCAAACGTTTCGCGAACAGAGAATTCCCAAGGCCCGTTTCTTTGACCTAGACAAGGTCATTGACAAGCGCAGTCCCTATCCCCACATGCTTCCTAACCCCAAAGGCTTCGCTGCTGCCATGAGTGAGTTGGGTATCCGAAAAGAGGACATTGTGGTTGTGTACGACAGCAAAGAGCTTGGTATTTTCAGCGCACCGCGTGTGGGCTGGACCATGAAGGTTTTTGGCCATGACAAGGTTCACGTACTAAACAACTTCAAGCTGTGGGTGGATCAGGGTCTGCCTACCGAGTCGGGAGAACTCTACAGTATCGAATGCTATCCTTACCAGATCcccgagatggaggagagccGGGTTGCAAGCTTCGAGCAGGTCAAGGAAGTCGCACAGGATCACAACAAGGAGGGCGCTGAGGGCGTTCAAATTCTCGATGCCCGACCCCGTGGACGTTTCACTGGCGAATCCCCTGAGCCCCGCGAGGGTCTTTCTTCTGGTCACATTCCCGGATCTATCAACATCCCCTTCAGCTCTGTTCTGGATCCTGAAACCAAGGCTTTCCTCCCTAAGGATCAACTAAAGAAGCTGTTTGCGGAGAAGGGTGTCAACCCTCAAAAACCTATCATCTCAAGTTGTGGTACTGGTGTGACTGCCTGTGTTATTGATACTGCTCTTGAGGAGGCTGGCGTTGGTTCTCCAGAGTCCAGGAGGGTCTACGATGGCAGTTGGAC TGAGTGGGCTCAACGGGTGCAACCTTCAGAAAACTTGATTGTCAAGACAACGAAGGAGTAA
- the RPS2 gene encoding 40S ribosomal protein (EggNog:ENOG41~BUSCO:EOG09264903) — protein MADRGASRGGGFGSRGGDRGRGRGRGRGRGRGKNEEKEWQPVTKLGRLVKAGKINSMEEIYLHSLPIKEYQIVDNFLPKLKDEVMKIKPVQKQTRAGQRTRFKAIVIIGDSEGHVGLGIKTSKEVATAIRAAIIIAKLSVIPVRRGYWGTNLGQPHSLPCKESGKCGSVTVRLIPAPRGTGLVASPAVKRFLQLAGVEDAYTSSAGSTKTLENTLKATFVAVSNTYGFLTPNLWKETKLIKSPLDEYADTLREGKRY, from the exons ATGGCTGATCGTGGAGCTTCTCGCGGCGGTGGTTTCGGATCCCGAGGCGGTGATCGCGGCCGAGGACGTGGACGTGGCCGTGGTCGTGGTCGCGGCAAGAACGAGGAGAAGGAGTGGCAGCCCGTCACCAAGCTCGGTCGATTGGTCAAGGCCGGCAAGATCAACAGCATGGAGGAGATCTACCTTCACTCTCTGCCCATCAAGGAGTACCAGATTGTCGACAACTTTCtgcccaagctcaaggatgaggtCATGAAG ATCAAGCCCGTCCAGAAGCAGACCCGTGCCGGTCAGCGAACTCGATTCAAGGCCATTGTCATCATTGGTGACTCCGAGGGCCACGTCGGCCTCGGTATCAAGACCTCCAAGGAGGTTGCTACCGCCATCCGTGCCGCTATCATCATTGCCAAGCTCAGCGTCATCCCCGTGCGACGAGGTTACTGGGGTACCAACCTTGGTCAGCCTCACTCCCTGCCCTGCAAGGAGTCTGGCAAGTGCGGTTCCGTCACCGTCCGT CTCATCCCCGCTCCCCGTGGTACTGGCCTCGTTGCCTCTCCCGCTGTCAAGCGATTCCTCCAGCTCGCCGGTGTTGAGGACGCCTACACCTCCTCCGCCGGTTCCACAAAGACCCTCGAGAACACCCTCAAGGCTACCTTTGTGGCTGTCTCCAACACCTACGGCTTCCTTACCCCCAACCTCTGGAAGGagaccaagctcatcaagagcCCCCTGGACGAGTATGCCGACACACTGCGGGAGGGTAAGCGATACTAG
- a CDS encoding hypothetical protein (EggNog:ENOG41) produces the protein MASKNGVNTKKDSGRRIRRQTEGTTIASRLGQRPGRSPANREINLRLRRSQRLQSMRPELLSAPPPTVEEEGEGKAAAAEDYSAQSQGEQTAASTSSPDTSAQKSSAHHEPSRARRPIPPDWKPPLAIGESLGDNLSRLEEAERSVLQWEAIVENAQITQPLADLSGLEQQLHKARQIFSQMKDTDENLMPVDELETTKRQRIQQRTSLLKASLERSECPVGDINIRAAIQAYESERIKCWDKWTLLYAGNVVDFCPSYESFTLDRDERLDRYHSMYGDGWLWYEAPLAPNGNYQPEQLMAATWAQPSGSWGVLADYHAHAWSIHMGFQRVKGFHSRFATRLNDPKRKDTGKVLPYETRMRERGTPEKGTCFVEDDNTAPRVCFFMQLDSGATHPSLHKTDIAYLAIDSKTYPAQTHTTVVTASSTTVAALYEIRVDICRHNGESLVGEEPVFPNARRQVGGIVPVMVLVDSTEDQSKPLGEWYKEALKNGEDVSEEAIAARYKGQDECRLSGMLPFQVCYFSGAPGAPTFWFGEDRRDVLGADRMPGHQRWERHKEPYIVERPAEFEDLDRPTVIFEHQGNGIRLLDRDSKEDKSTSILSIERQVALKAGATPQKRALPGKDSSIKSASVKRRKRQ, from the exons ATGGCTAGCAAAAATGGCGTGAACACCAAGAAGGATTCCGGGAGACGGATTCGCCGGCAAACAGAAGGAACAACAATTGCCTCTAGGCTTGGACAGCGTCCGGGCAGATCTCCAGCGAATCGTGAGATCaacctcagactcagacGAAGCCAGCGACTTCAAAGTATGCGACCAGAGCTGCTCTCAGCACCGCCTCCCACggtagaagaagaaggagaaggaaaagcagcagcagcggaaGACTATTCTGCGCAAAGTCAAGGGGAACAGACGGCAGCATCGACTAGTTCGCCTGATACATCTGCACAAAAATCCTCTGCTCATCATGAGCCCTCTAGGGCCCGAAGACCAATTCCTCCAGATTGGAAACCACCGTTGGCCATTGGTGAATCTCTTGGGGATAATCTGAGTCGcctggaagaagcagagcggTCAGTTCTTCAGTGGGAAGCTATTGTCGAAAATGCTCAGATAACTCAGCCGTTAGCAGACTTATCTGGTCTCGAACAACAACTGCACAAAGCCAGACAAATATTCTCACAGATGAAAGATACCGATGAAAATTTGATGCCTGT TGATGAGCTAGAGACAACCAAACGACAACGGATTCAACAACGAACAAGTCTATTAAAAGCATCACTCGAGAGAAGTGAGTGTCCAGTTGGCGACATCAACATTCGCGCTGCAATTCAGGCGTATGAGTCTGAGCGTATTAAGTGCTGGGACAAGTGGACGCTTCTGTATGCTGGTAACGTTGTAGACTTCTGTCCCTCATACGAGTCTTTTACCCTTGATCGAGACGAGAGGCTTGATCGGTATCACAGCATGTACGGGGATGGCTGGCTCTGGTATGAGGCACCCTTGGCGCCAAACGGTAACTACCAACCTGAGCAGTTAATGGCCGCCACTTGGGCCCAGCCTTCCGGGTCCTGGGGCGTCCTGGCGGACTACCATGCTCATGCGTGGTCTATACACATGGGCTTCCAGCGTGTGAAGGGATTTCACAGCCGCTTTGCCACAAGGCTGAATGATCCTAAGCGTAAGGATACTGGAAAGGTCCTTCCATATGAAACGAGAATGAGAGAACGTGGCACGCCTGAGAAAGGCACGTGCTTCGTCGAAGATGACAATACGGCGCCCCGAGTATGCTTCTTTATGCAGCTCGACAGTGGCGCCACTCATCCTTCTCTGCACAAGACCGATATAGCCTATCTGGCTATCGACAGCAAGACGTACCCAGCACAAACTCACACAACAGTAGTAACTGCAAGTTCAACCACGGTTGCGGCGTTGTATGAAATACGCGTTGACATCTGCCGACACAATGGGGAGTCACTTGTGGGTGAAGAGCCAGTCTTCCCAAACGCTCGTCGACAAGTTGGTGGGATCGTACCAGTCATGGTATTAGTTGACTCAACAGAGGACCAAAGCAAACCATTGGGCGAATGGTATAAAGAGGCATTGAAGAATGGCGAGGATGTTTCTGAGGAGGCTATCGCCGCACGTTATAAGGGTCAGGATGAATGCCGCCTGTCTGGAATGCTTCCTTTTCAAGTGTGCTACTTCTCTGGAGCTCCTGGAGCACCAACCTTCTGGTTCGGAGAAGACCGGCGCGATGTACTCGGAGCGGATCGCATGCCAGGTCATCAACGATGGGAACGGCATAAGGAACCCTATATCGTAGAGCGTCCGGCCGAGTTCGAGGATTTGGATCGCCCAACGGTAATATTTGAACACCAAGGCAATGGCATAAGGCTTCTTGACAGGGACTCTAAGGAAGACAAGAGCACAAGCATATTGAGCATTGAAAGACAAGTGGCCTTGAAAGCAGGGGCAACACCGCAGAAGAGAGCCTTGCCAGGTAAGGACAGCTCTATCAAGTCAGCATCAgtaaagaggaggaagaggcagtAA
- a CDS encoding hypothetical protein (EggNog:ENOG41), which produces MSGPASVRVSGPPNSSFLVGYPGISATLPRIEGKVEIRPGQGFSMPVPVSLVRICLQRRETIHPDADSIAKRHLGAPRRETTDLVGKEQLLFRCSSGKEAERIIAMDLPFVLFIPFGRGGEESNRRIPPASLQLPSRTAETYYELVVTVQQGHSNQYKYTFPIPLQRYDTLSTFGMYNKPESKLVTNDNIVHLGINLPRWSYGPKDPITVYIKLSPNLDWLSKAKRVTIEKITLTVEEEITFNPEGDEPTKKINRVSKQTQPVKTKMPEAGYATNIGLDFPSKDLRDPDGVVRRGKPQFPLYEVTSFTTTSTLYKIEFYLVIKSKVNLSGARDVMIRQPIVICPLDQQACKEEMDAIEQAAKDASHVDPANPMLPAPTVILANDRDSLRALGLCMVGGQKKPFIE; this is translated from the exons ATGTCGGGCCCTGCGAGCGTGAGGGTCTCGGGTCCTCCAAACAGTAGCTTTCTTGTGGGCTATCCTGGTATCTCTGCGACTCTG CCGCGCATCGAAGGGAAAGTCGAAATTCGCCCTGGCCAGGGTTTTTCCATGCCCGTACCTGTCTCCCTCGTTCGAATATGTCTTCAGCGCCGAGAAACAATACATCCCGATGCCGATAGCATTGCGAAACGACATCTAGGCGCCCCCCGCCGCGAGACCACGGATCTGGTCGGAAAAGAGCAGCTTCTCTTTCGCTGCTCATCGGGAAAGGAGGCTGAGAGGATCATTGCCATGGATCTACCGTTCGTTCTGTTTATTCCTTTTGGTCGCGGCGGCGAAGAATCGAATCGGCGTATACCTCCAGCGTCCCTCCAACTACCCAGCCGAACCGCCGAAACATACTACGAACTCGTCGTTACTGTTCAGCAAGGCCACAGCAACCAGTACAAGTACACCTTTCCCATACCTTTACAACGCTATGATACACTTTCCACATTTGGAATGTATAACAAGCCCGAATCCAAATTGGTCACCAACGATAATATCGTACACCTCGGCATCAATCTACCACGGTGGAGCTACGGCCCCAAGGATCCCATCACAGTATATATCAAACTGTCGCCAAACCTCGACTGGTTAAGTAAAGCCAAACGTGTCACAATTGAAAAGATTACCTTGACTGTCGAGGAGGAAATCACATTCAACCCAGAAGGTGATGAACCTACGAAGAAGATCAACAGGGTCTCGAAACAGACCCAACCAGTTAAGACAAAGATGCCAGAGGCGGGTTACGCCACGAATATCGGGCTGGATTTTCCATCCAAGGATCTGAGAGATCCAGACGGTGTTGTCAGGCGGGGGAAGCCTCAATTTCCTCTTTACGAAGTCACATCATTTACCACGACTTCTACCCTTTACAAAATCGAGTTCTACTTGGTTATTAAG TCCAAGGTCAATCTTAGTGGTGCTCGAGATGTAATGATACGACAGCCGATTGTCATCTGCCCCTTAGATCAACAGGCCTGTAAGGAAGAGATGGATGCTATAGAACAGGCGGCCAAAGACGCCTCTCACGTCGATCCGGCCAACCCGATGCTTCCAGCGCCGACTGTTATTCTTGCCAACGACCGCGATTCATTACGAGCATTGGGCCTATGCATGGTTGGAGGCCAGAAGAAGCCATTCATTGAATGA
- a CDS encoding hypothetical protein (BUSCO:EOG09263AZP): MPFDDDDNPNTLAQPAKGTSGAAAEDIDDDAPDVKLFLSMFDKNGVSSKAIRKGEKDFESHGTRAQDSLLEASRSVLDNVLGYTRIHREDSWIRGWCFPDWWSKVEEAGEKEGLWLRDRVVMVEHERGTWQKDIGRAVPAHKERLGTGKLWLLPEEAIFLIERGTMDLWWPNLQLEDILPDADGKPKTDMGPDNYDVGLPLSLEAAYSLFIGNEGERGKITLPQYQVYSHLKRAGFYVLRAPPYEAPTSTPQSKTLWQWLFSFFSSESQPKRNPHGPLVQPGLYRAYRPIYDQLAILPRHKPLPTPPVVHPPQDPWRVFFHVWKSGGPPFSKKNPPPPDFRFAVVDASDTCVPTLEQIEALLESTPYDPPNEAWKGPGGRMYQRLKHGHRNVLVAIVDRGLVNFMRFGEGAFGEERLFERFDNKGGQRGGPKTGRGGGRGRGRGRGRGRGRGR, encoded by the coding sequence ATGCCttttgacgatgacgataaTCCCAATACCTTAGCACAACCAGCCAAAGGCACCAGTGGTGCTGCTGCAGaagatattgatgatgacgCGCCGGACGTTAAGCTCTTCCTATCCATGTTCGACAAGAATGGTGTATCAAGCAAAGCTATTCGTAAGGGCGAGAAGGACTTCGAGTCACATGGCACCCGCGCACAGGATAGTCTTCTCGAAGCCAGTCGCTCTGTCTTGGATAATGTTTTAGGCTACACAAGGATACACCGCGAAGATTCATGGATTCGAGGATGGTGTTTTCCCGACTGGTGGTCCAAGGTAGAGGAAGCTGGTGAGAAGGAGGGCTTATGGCTACGTGACAGAGTTGTCATGGTTGAGCATGAGCGCGGAACATGGCAGAAAGATATTGGACGGGCGGTACCTGCACACAAGGAGCGCTTGGGTACGGGGAAACTCTGGCTTTTGCCTGAGGAGGCTATTTTCCTCATCGAGAGAGGGACCATGGATCTCTGGTGGCCAAATTTACAACTGGAGGACATCCTACCCGACGCTGATGGAAAACCGAAGACGGATATGGGACCTGACAACTATGATGTCGGACTGCCATTGAGTCTTGAGGCGGCATACTCACTTTTTATCGGAAACGAGGGTGAGAGGGGCAAAATCACATTACCACAATACCAAGTTTACTCGCATCTGAAGCGAGCAGGCTTCTACGTGCTACGGGCGCCACCATACGAGGCGCCAACATCCACACCCCAGTCCAAGACTCTATGGCAATGGCTATTCTCATTCTTCAGCTCAGAATCGCAACCAAAGCGAAACCCACATGGACCTCTTGTTCAGCCAGGTCTTTATCGCGCTTATAGGCCCATCTACGATCAACTTGCCATCCTTCCCCGCCACAAGCCACTGCCCACACCTCCCGTGGTTCATCCTCCCCAAGATCCTTGGCGGGTTTTCTTTCACGTATGGAAATCAGGTGGCCCGCCGTTCTCGAAAAAGAACCCACCACCGCCTGACTTCCGCTTTGCGGTGGTTGACGCAAGCGATACGTGCGTTCCAACTCTCGAGCAAATCGAAGCTCTTCTAGAATCTACACCTTACGACCCGCCCAATGAGGCTTGGAAGGGCCCTGGAGGACGGATGTATCAGCGACTAAAGCACGGACACCGCAACGTGCTGGTAGCGATTGTGGATCGCGGCCTCGTCAACTTTATGAGATTTGGCGAGGGGGCATTTGGAGAGGAAAGACTGTTCGAGAGATTTGATAATAAGGGCGGCCAGAGAGGTGGGCCAAAGACAGGTCGTGGTGGAGGCAGAGGACGCGGTCGGGGTAGAGGCCGTGGTCGAGGACGGGGGAGGTGA